The genomic stretch ACGAGGGTTTATCAGCAATCTGAGCCCCAGCCTCGGGCTCTTTGCTGTCGTGACGTAAACGCGAAGCCACCCGGAAATCAGGCGCCATCCGGTTGTTCGTCAGAAGTTGACGCTTATCCCCAATGAAGCGGTGCGTGGTAGGTTTGCCATGGCGCCATCGGGCAAACGTGAGACAATTTGCTGCTCATCGAACACATTGTCCACTTTCAGGAAGACATCCGCACTGGCGGTCAGTGCGTAGCGGCTGATGAAATCAACCAGGAACAGGGACTCGGTCTCGTCCAGTTTCGTGGCGGTGTTGTTGCAACCTGCGCTGACGCACATTTCATCGACGTAGGTGGCCACAAGGTAGTTGTCCCAGCCACTTGGGTGTTCCATGCCTGTCCGGAAGCTCATCTGGTTTTCAGGTACGTCTTTGAGCTGCTCACCTTTTGTCAGGCCCGAGGCAGCATTGTCCTTGCTGATTTCCGCTTGGGTAAAGGTGTAGGTAAGGCTAACCGGAAGGTAGAACTCGCCCGCCCGCGTGCCGGTCTGGAGCTGGAACTCAACACCGGAAATTTCAGCCTCGCCGGTTACAAAACTGCCAGAGGTGGCGCCATTGCTGCACGGCGATCCCACGGAACAGTTTTCGGCCTTGTTGGAGAAGTCGCTGTAGAAGCCGATCATTTCCGCGAAGAACGCATTGCCAAAGTACCGGAGGCCGGCCTCCCAGTTCTTGCTGGTTTCCGGCTCTTCGTTTGCCTTGGCACCACCCCCGAGAGGTGAGAAACCCCGGTGTACGCCACCCAGAACCTGCCAGCTTTGGGATAGGTCATAGGTAAAGGAAGTGCCGGGCAGGAGTTCAGCACTCTCATTGGCGCGGGTGCTGTCGATGGTTGTGCGGCCGGGATCCGCGTATTGGGTGCGACCGGTTTTCACATCCTCGTAGCGCAGGGCGAGGTTAACGCTGAGCTTGTCCGTCGCCTGCCAGGTGTCGAGCGCCCAGAAGCTCAGGGCCTCGCCGGTCTCAAAGCGATTATTGCTGCCCGTGGGGGCGACAGTGTTCTGGAACACCAGAGAGCCGTTGACCTGGTCATAAACATCGACTGGCTGGAAACGATCCATTTCATCTTCGTGGTAGCGGGCGCCGAAATCAAACTGGTGGCTGCCCATGTCGACATCAAAGTTTACCTGCACGCCCTCGGACAGGTAGTCCCTGGCGTTGTTTTTGTAATCCAGACCGCTGGCATCAACTGTGCCGTCCAGAATACCCTGGGCATTGGCGTCGCCGCCGTTTGCCGAGTCGATGATGCTTCCGCCGCCGCTGAGCTTGAACCAGTTCCGCTTGAAGTCGTTGCGATAGAGGGTGGCCGTGCTGCTTACGGTGTTACTCCAATCGAACTGATGGGTCAGGCTGATACCGGAGTGGGTATTGTTCATCTGGTCGATGCTGGACAACCCGTAACGCCGGTTCGGATCCTGGCTGAAGTCCGCATCGGTCAGGCCGAGGTAACTGGAGTTGGAGGTTTCCTCGGAGTATTGCAGCTTGGCGGTCACGCTCTGGCGCTCTCCCTGCCAGCGTAGTTTGCCGACATAGTCTTCGATATCAAAGCCGGTATCGCGGTTGCTGCGGTCAATTTCCTTGAAGCCTTTCGCGGAGCGCTGGACGGTCTCAAGCAGGTAGCCCCAGTCGCCGGCCGTGTCACCGTAGGTTACATGAACGTCGGTGGAGCCGCGGTCGTTGGTGACGGACTCAATATAGCCCTGCCGCTGATCGGGAATGGGTGTGGAAATCAGGTTGACGACACCACCGGTGGTTTGCGGGCCATAGCGCAGCAGCGGGGCACCCTTGAGCACTTCCAGCGAGGACATCCGCTTCAGCGTCGGGAAATAATAGGCGGCCGGATTGGAGTAGGGCGCCGGTGCGATAAGAATGCCATCTTCCATCAGGGTGACATTGCTGCTGCGCTCGGCCGTGGCGCCGCGGATGCCGATGTTAGGTCGCAGACCCAGGCCTTCCTCTTCCCGCACATAGACACCCGGAACGGTTTTCAGTACCTGGTTGATGTCGGTCTCAACTTCGGTTTTCATCTGCTGCTCACCAACAACGTAGCCTGACCCTGGCAAGGTCTGGACGGCAGAAGCATCGCCAATGATTTCCATGGGTTCAAGCATCTGGGGCTGGTTATCTCCGGCGGCCCAGTTCAGACCCGGGGCAAGGCTGATTGCCACGGCCAGTGATAGTCGGCAAGGTTTAAACATGTGGTTATTCTCCGTTATCATTTGCTGGTGGTAATGCAGGTGCAAACAATTCGCATTTCTGTCTATAAACTTTACGGCTCTGTAACTATCGAGTCAATAGTCAATGCTCATGGTGCGGGAAGGTGTCACCAGGCTGAAAACGGTTAACAGCCTTTCCCTGATTACTCGGTCTGAGGGTTATGCCGTGAGCCATCCTGGCGCCCCGGTTGACCTGCTGGCCAGTCGGGCGATGAACCGGTTCAAAACATGGCAGGTCAAAAGCTTATGTCGCGCAGGCCCTAGGCGATTTTTCTAAAATAGGCTGCAAATTCAAACTCATTTCAAAGTTCACACTTAAGATTCCGATCACTTCCTACCTCGTCACGGGCTTCTTACCGCCCATAATTTTTGGCTACTAATTGCTTCGGGAGAACGATGATGAAGGCAAGCAAGCACTCGCCTCGGGCGTTGCTGTGTTCAGTACTATTGTCCATTCCTCTGTTAGGTCAAGCGGAGACTGTCAATTGGGCGAATTGGCTCACAGGCCAGATAAGTAAGCACCCGGAGGTACTGGCAGCGACAGAGCAGGCGGCAGCGCGGAAAGAGGACGCTCAGGCAAGCGAACAACCGCTGTATAACCCGGAGTTATCCGTGGGAGCAGACAGAACGGGCAGTGAGAATAACTTTGAGGCAGGGCTGTCACAAACGATCGATTGGTCTGATCAACAGGGCGCATTAAAGGAGAAGGCAAAGCTGATCAGGCTTTCTGCGCAAGCTGGCTTGAGCGAAGCAGTCCTGACACAAACGTCTGAATCATTGTTTGCGCTTGTCGAGTGGCGCACCACTACGCTGTTAGAGGAAATTGCTGAATCCCAACAGCAGCGCCTGGATGCCTTGCTGGACCAGGTTGAACAGCGCCAGCAGGCAGGTGATCTGGGGCGTGCCGACGCAGAGCTTCTGTTTTTAAATCTATCCCGTCAGTTGAGCGAAGTCGCCCAGGCAAAGGCCGCAGTTGATCGAGCAGAAACTCAAGTTAGAGAACGTCTGCCGGACTGGAGGCCTCAGGATGGGGGAATCCCCGAGTATATATGGTCAGCGCTGGAGTCCGAGATTGGTGATGCTGATCTGCTGGCACACCCGTCAATTGCTGCCGCTCGAGCCGAGTGGCAGGTGCTGAAAAGTGAGGCAGAGGTTGCCAGACGCAAAGCCACAGCATCGCCGACAGTAGGGCTGAGCGGAGGGCGTGACGGCGGCGAGAACGTGGTTGGCCTGACATTCTCGATCCCTCTGAACGTCCGTAATAACTACAGCGCTGAAACCCGGGCTGCGAATCGACGGGCTCTGGAGGCGGAAGCGCGGTTTCAGGCGCTCTACCGGAAACGACAATATGACCTGGCAGGCGCTCGCGCTTCCTGGAAGCGATACGACAAGCAACTCCGTCGATGGAAAGAACTATCCCAGGGGCGTGTACAGCGAAGTGCCGATTTGCTTGAGAAGCAGTGGCAGGTCGGCG from Marinobacter adhaerens HP15 encodes the following:
- a CDS encoding TolC family protein, with the translated sequence MKASKHSPRALLCSVLLSIPLLGQAETVNWANWLTGQISKHPEVLAATEQAAARKEDAQASEQPLYNPELSVGADRTGSENNFEAGLSQTIDWSDQQGALKEKAKLIRLSAQAGLSEAVLTQTSESLFALVEWRTTTLLEEIAESQQQRLDALLDQVEQRQQAGDLGRADAELLFLNLSRQLSEVAQAKAAVDRAETQVRERLPDWRPQDGGIPEYIWSALESEIGDADLLAHPSIAAARAEWQVLKSEAEVARRKATASPTVGLSGGRDGGENVVGLTFSIPLNVRNNYSAETRAANRRALEAEARFQALYRKRQYDLAGARASWKRYDKQLRRWKELSQGRVQRSADLLEKQWQVGDLSTSEYLQALGQRAESLKTGIELEKLAQLGLIELLSQSGELITPFQ
- a CDS encoding TonB-dependent receptor family protein — encoded protein: MFKPCRLSLAVAISLAPGLNWAAGDNQPQMLEPMEIIGDASAVQTLPGSGYVVGEQQMKTEVETDINQVLKTVPGVYVREEEGLGLRPNIGIRGATAERSSNVTLMEDGILIAPAPYSNPAAYYFPTLKRMSSLEVLKGAPLLRYGPQTTGGVVNLISTPIPDQRQGYIESVTNDRGSTDVHVTYGDTAGDWGYLLETVQRSAKGFKEIDRSNRDTGFDIEDYVGKLRWQGERQSVTAKLQYSEETSNSSYLGLTDADFSQDPNRRYGLSSIDQMNNTHSGISLTHQFDWSNTVSSTATLYRNDFKRNWFKLSGGGSIIDSANGGDANAQGILDGTVDASGLDYKNNARDYLSEGVQVNFDVDMGSHQFDFGARYHEDEMDRFQPVDVYDQVNGSLVFQNTVAPTGSNNRFETGEALSFWALDTWQATDKLSVNLALRYEDVKTGRTQYADPGRTTIDSTRANESAELLPGTSFTYDLSQSWQVLGGVHRGFSPLGGGAKANEEPETSKNWEAGLRYFGNAFFAEMIGFYSDFSNKAENCSVGSPCSNGATSGSFVTGEAEISGVEFQLQTGTRAGEFYLPVSLTYTFTQAEISKDNAASGLTKGEQLKDVPENQMSFRTGMEHPSGWDNYLVATYVDEMCVSAGCNNTATKLDETESLFLVDFISRYALTASADVFLKVDNVFDEQQIVSRLPDGAMANLPRTASLGISVNF